Within Wyeomyia smithii strain HCP4-BCI-WySm-NY-G18 chromosome 2, ASM2978416v1, whole genome shotgun sequence, the genomic segment tactcatgttagacggaaatcggccatttttggctgttttccagaaaccacaagttgccatcctacaattcataatgggtggtatttgacctgaggtcgattatggaacatatttgttaccactaaaaacattcacctgccaaatatggttccatttagttgattagttcgcgagatgtgcagaaacattggcttccataagagggaggggcgtcgaaccattatggacatatttattaccctttaaaacatccacatgccaaattcggtttcatttgcttggtttgttcttgagttgtgcagaaatttatgtttcatttgtattggacccctcctttccagaagagggaggggtctcaaactatcataggaacctttatcgggaccaaaaacccctacatacaaattttcacgtcgattggttcggtagttttcgagcctatatggatcaaacagactgacagaccggactacatttttatatgtatagattacaacatcaatattttagaacctaaagagtgaatatacatttattggattgaagcgttcatgtgaatctatttttacaaataaaagtttgacagagaaaggctgggtctgaccgctaggtggatttattCAGGTTTTATTTAATCGTTTGATCAAGTTTTGCATgtcaattcaaatgaaacaaacgttttcCATTCTGATTTAGCAgtacatgtcctgattttgaagtttttgatttattttttatattttagcatttgtcctgattttcttaagatatttatttttgttgtgtGGTAATGAGCAGAAGTTTTGAAAATTGCTcaataaatgttttcgattctagGTCGCAACGCTTACTGCGatcgaatttttttcatttgttgaatCTCAGTAGAGTAATAAGAAGAATCTTTCACGCGTTGACCGTTACCATTAAGcatctggcatttgttaagtttaagttgaacagtttacgtgtgttgaatttttaaaatatctacTAATGCGTAACAATTTAAAGTGGTTTGATGAAAGTGACTCGTAAGACATACACTCAGCTTTTTTACTATGTGTTTTTCTACACGGATTTGCGAATTACGGGTTTTTCACAcggatttttaaatcgaaggattttttaattaccgcGTCTTTCCACAAGGTACATAtcaacgcgtaaaaaaaactaaataaaaaactaatttaCTTAATGTACAGTGAATATAAGAGTTTTATATTGTATTTCAAAGGGTAAATCACATATTACGtgttatatttgctcatacATCGAAGAATAAAATGGCTGagtcaaatttgtgccgagaaaaggtgtcctgatttttaactagTGGTATCCCTAGTTTTCCGTGATGTTCAATATATCCTTTTTTACCCACACAACAGTTCTGAATTAAATATGCAGTTTGAAATTTCGATGTCTTGGCGTAGAAAAGCGTGGAATGTGTATAATAATGTTcaatcttaagaactaatcagagaacaaaattaaaaaacttcATGAATCGcagcttgttgttttgtatttgcttgaaccgattgtttgtatgcaataaaaatcgctcaaaatccagttttttttcaattcatacattagcatgaaaaacattcTTTGAATAGCAGGTAATGCATAGATAGTGGGATTGTACACATATATAAACACAATTAgtaaagattacgacaaatctcaAGCTCTACGAGCTCTTTCTAtcacaaattcaaaaaagaggtagactgatcaaagttaccccgctgatcaaagTTGCCCCGGTTACGGTACCTGTATATATTACTAAATAACTGAATAATCATTACTCTCAGATTATTACTGACATCTATTTACGAAAATAAATACATGGCTGACTTTTTTATGTTTGTCGTATATATGGCAACTATCTTGTATTGGTAAGTATTCTGAATtaataagaaaaacattgtGAAAGTGATAAAAACTCAATGTTGAATAATACCTTTTTGTACAATTCGAAAATGACATGACATTGATTATTCATTCCATAGCTGGCTGACCCTGAACAAATAAGACTTAACACAGGGAATTGTATGCAGAAACATCTTGTCGAGTAACAATGAAGTGGTGTACCTTAATGGTGAACCATTAGCGTAGATCATTTCCTTACATACCGTTAGGCTTATCACTCTTTGTTGGTGAATCGTCAAGCAGCTCTACCGCAGAATTTCTGAATCAAGAAGCATTCAACTGTTACATTCATTTTTGCGTGGACAATGCATATACATTTACTTGAATTGAGGTTAGGAAGTACAGCATATAAGAAAACCATtggtattctttttttttgctaactcttTCAGTATTTTCAGCTCATTAGTGTTTCATATTCTCGAGATTATTGCAGTTTTCATACATATAGTCTATCAATatattatgaagaaaaaaatcatttaaatgAAGAAACGTGTGGTGTTTTTTTAATTGCAagtatttttctattttcagaTTGATGAAGGAAATCTACATAAGTTTCTAAAAGAACATGAGAGGGTTTTGATATTTGGAACAAACGTAATCGGTAAGTGTTGTTTTCtgatattatttgaaaatgttcaacattgtttttCCAAAAGTTCAAACCTGCTTTCTACCTcccaaactaaaaaaaactgtccatttaataaatatttcaatACTGTGGTTTCTTTGAATGCCTGAATGCCTATTTATTACATGTTCTCTTTATAAGCAAAACTCACAACAACGTACATGGCGGATTCAAAGCATACCGGAAGTCAAGCATTAACTGGGCTAAAACGCTTAGTGGCACATGAATAAATAGTGGCGGACACTGTTAGTGGTTGCGCAGCATTACCCATGTTCTATTCTTCTCAcgcatattttttcaacaaaaaggtAGTCTGTGCCTTTTTTAGTTAAATTTGCATGTATAAATGTATTAAACTCGGCCAAGATCACGGACTTAAATTAGTTCTGCGAACCTATTCCTGTACTAACGTTTCCTATAACCTATCTTATAACTATAtataactattattattaaactagttggcccgtagtggctagccactttcaaatgcatgttggactattaaaagttggtatttaatctgaaatgataattttttttttgaaatatcgagttgaagttcaagatgtaactatgacaatatcgacaattcgatgcagatggccagcgctggtttaaaTCTTATTTAATTATCTAAGCTGCGATAAATCCTTTGTTCAGTAGATCATGAAAAAacgtggattgattgcttactcgaaaacgaatctgcatctcgctGCTTATACGGATCtactgcacagctgttttcttCAATACCTAAAGATTTTTCCATtaattgattattttcgaaaaattgttttctaaagatttaactttttttttaaatttcataacttgaataatagttgATTTACTCAATTGTTcgatgttacatatgttatattcaaactaaacttacaaaataactaaaaattaccgtgactgaaaaaaaaacaatttacaaaaaccattactgtcctcttttaatcattgataGGTAGTTCAAACCCCTCTCAAATACTCCGACataacttcacacatgataaCTGACGCGaatgaaacatctgtcatctgtcaacaatcctcatcccatcACCAAAATTGGCATatttgttgaacttgaatcaaagtttgaatgtcacccgTCGGAAAttgggtttatcttatactctaaatttttttgaatcagctaaaattttcacgtatcagcaaaataattctCCCTTTCTCCAtacatcttgaacgtcgtagtatacttaaagaattaatttggggtacaatatgtgcagcatgtcttgtgtaggttaaacgtattttctatttttagaaatattggaaaaaaattgtattgctctatctttgagtacaacttcttgagaaaatTTTTGTAAACTTTGCTAGAGCTTTGAGTAATATGGAGAAAGTtagatagatttcaagtgcgggTTGTTacgcgccataagctaaacttgaaactcgatatgatgttttgcataaaatggctttggcgggttacagccggttttcttcaattttttataaatgttcgttaataacgtcttcggtcgtaattgattttttaataaacaaacaactttttgctatagaaaaactgttctattggaaaattacaatttcaatgcatataaaaattgctacacacttaacaaaaatccaaactgcttattttctcgcgcaaaaaggtttataatccccatcaTGTTCTTGACTTGttcatagtctatcctcaatgaaTAACAACAGGTACAGTCTTTTTacatcacttgacaacctaattttgatggcaatgccatgacattacagaacttattggacatgtaactatgAAGTAATCAACTgccagtggtttggctaacttcagatttcatttacatgcttgatatctttgatactatgtctttcttacatctaaaaattgccttccgccctttattacgtttttggcggtttttgccgatgcacctgcatcagaacctatagccatgtgctaatttagcACGTGTGCCAAATATTAGTTTAGACGCAGTTTGCTTTGATTTCTTCacgactggcttcataccaggcgtgaggaggtgagtggaggactaaaagcaaaggtaacttgtagtcagaacaggaatGTTTGCGCtgctacccacaaaaaaataacaaactttagtgtatctcaggttcagagtttgcttgggaaaaaggcaatttgagtaactgtcgtttgtcgtgcgcgtgactgaaagacaagcaaactatatatattccgattgtGAAATATTTATATCCTTTGGCTAGTGTGAACCGCGAATTCATAAATCATTCAATGTAGATAAATGAAAAGTTTTACTACATTTCAGATAATTTTAACATCGTCACCGTTAAAAAGAAGAGAAGGACAATCCGTTCATCTGACAGGTTCATCAACTTCAATCTCAGCAATAGCAGTGGTAAGAAAACTGAATAAATCAGGTTAACtacctttcttttttttttcttcacaaatggtTAACTACCTTTCGTTAATGAGCAATTGTACAAAAAAGGGGCAATCAatttaatcgatcattttcgattttgctgaaactttgcaaaGATTTTTCTATGGGCAAAGATggcattttgtgctattggttaaaTTCTTTGgaacgactcatttttgagaagcttttttaaaatgctattttgggaaagtatttatgattataaatattttgagagccaaaacggttcgtttgatcggtgtgacgtcttcggaaaagttgtagatattaCATTTGCCATCCCAAAAAATGTAcatcttttttttaatgttcatccacccttttttttaagaaatgttagaagaaaaattaaaaattgtttatctgaaaaagctcatttttcaaactacaattaTTTATCTAAATAATGGAGACTGTCCAAAATTGTGGTAGTGATGGAGTTGATGGTAAAGTTTCGTTTTGGATGTTTTGTTTGGAAGGACAAAGCTACTATTTACAACTTTTGCGATGTCATTAACACTAACGGAAGAAATCGTTCTGACTCTGAAGTACCTAATACttttataaaatttcaaattttcatttatctATGTTCAAACAACTATCATTATTAAGGCAAAGTTTGGTTGTTGTTTCGCAGAAAAAATAGACATCTGAGAAACAAGCTATCTAAAcatatttaatttatatttgttttgttctattgttaaacaaatagtttttattttttttcttttggagGAAAAATCTGTCatatgcaactttgctgaagacgtcacaccaattaaacaaaccgttctggctcttcaaatattttcaatcatcagtaccatttttacacaattttttagtgtttaaaaaaatctaatagCACGAAATGACGTCTTTATACTATAAGAAAATCTGTGCGAAGCTTCAGTCAAATTAAACATGGTCAATCAAAAATTGCTTGCAATTACACTCTCACTTAATTGGCCAGGAATTGATGTTTTTCATTATCTTATTTGTTCTAGTTTATTGATATGTACATAtagtttttttattgctttcaGATGAATCTATTTCGTTACGGCTAGAAAAATCCAACATACTGATAGATGAAGCATTTGCTTTTCTCGAGAGCTACGGAAATTTGACACAACTCATGAATGACTCCTACAATGTAGTGCAAAAATACGCAAACTGTTTCTATCGCAATGACCATGCAGCTTTCGACCTTTGTGATGGTGAAGTGAGAGGTGTAGTTAGATCAGTTCATTCCGAACTGATTATTCATCCACTGCCCAAACGATTTGGTTCAAACAAATACGTGGTAATAAATAAAACTCCAACGTATACTCGCATTAACCAGACTGATAAAAGCATCAAATTTGAACCAGATATGTCTTTTTACGAACCGCAAAGGTTATTTTTCGACAAATTTAAGCGGAGCAAACGACAATTAAATACTGCCAAAATTCCGAATGTACTATATATTGAGACTGCTATTTTTATAGACAAGGATTTGTATAGACATATGTTTAAGAATTTTCCCAAAAATACGGAGGCTAATCTGATTCGCTTCGTCCTAGCAATGATAAATGGAGTTCAATTAATATACAACCATCCATCACTGGGACACCCGATTAATTTCATCCTCAAACGATTAGAAGTTCTACACAATGAACCAAAAGATCTTCAGCGATCAAGCGATATCGACATATACCTTAATAGCTTTTGCGGTTGGCAACAAAAACTGAATCCTGTTTCCGACGATGATCCAGTACATTTTGATCATGCAGTAATACTTACTGGGCTAGATTTATACGTTTTGAGCAAAACTGGGAAAGCAAGCAACCAAGTTGTTGGACTTGCTCCTGTGGCCGGTATGTGCACAAGGACTTCCAGTTGCACCATCAACGAGGGGAAACATTTTGAGAGTGTGTTTGTGGTATCCCACGAGATTGGCCACAAGTAAGTTGATTCATTCGAAAACTAATTACACAGTTCAAAACTTAAGTTAAAATATGCGTTCAGAATgcattttttgcataagatgataatcgctaattagcgacgctaatattcagttagcggttaagcgatttcgctaatttttgagctggtttgCGAAActgtcgctaaaattttggccttcgaaacgctaatcgctaatttgcTAGATTTCGCAGAGGAGCGACAATAaaactatttagaaaaactgtgaattgctgatggcgtacctAAATTGCTTCGGAAGATAAatatactttactgcgaaactCACTTTTGGaacgtatattttatttaaacgtTCAGTTGTCTTAATTGTCTAAAGTTCCTGTCTTTACGGCACAAATGCAAGTCAGTCTTTTCaacctagaatggagttccagttatcgtacaaacCTCAGGAGCATGTTGAAGAACAAGCttaaggtctagattgaattttcggctcACCAAGAACTattgtaaattgcaatgcatttgaaattatgacaactttggttctactttttcgattcagataataattgaacttttatgaaaacattcctaacagtatttatttttaatgcaagctgaataacttttgttatttctTGTTTGtacaaaatcaagtatgaacACCTCCGTAAACCTCTTATtataaaagtaattgttttcatttgttttaacacagaagatcaaagtggttcaaaacatacaaaacacgagcaataaatatagcgatgtgactatttacatatcaacaagttagcgattagcgaaagttacGCTAATGtgagtttagcgtttagcgtgtATCGAGATAAATTTTCcgattagcggcttagcgattagcgtcgtaaattttcggttagcggtgcccaccactgattattgcactttgttttcATTTAGTCTAGGAATGCGTCATGATTCATCCGAGAATAACTGCGACCCGAGCTTGTATATCATGTCTCCTACCCTTGGAAGTGGTAAAACTACATGGTCGGCCTGTAGCCGCAACTATTTGAATTCTTTTTTAAAGTATGTGAAAGGTATTCTATAGTAGGATAAATTATACATGCACTTCTGCATTTTCAGAACTAGTCAGGCACTTTGCTTGTTTGATAGAGGACAATTCGGACAATATTTGGACCATGGCTCGGAAGGCATCCTACCAGGAGAACGTTTCGATGTCGATCAACAATGCATGCTTAAATATGGAAAAGATAGTGTTCGTTCCCAAGGTCAGAATATTGCTGATGTTTGTCGAGATCTCCACTGTCAAAGAGATAGATATACATGGACCTCTCACCCTGCATTAGAAGGAACATCGTGTGGAACATTAATGGTGatattcaaatatttcaaatttattccgCATTTTATATTACAATTTTCTCTCTTAGTGGTGTCGAAGCGGAGTGTGTGTATCGAAAATTCGGATTTTATCCGTGCAATCAAATGGAAATTATGTTACTGCTTTTAAAACTATAGATAAAAAGACATTTTTAGAAGGCTTGAAGACTGCCAGCCTAAAACAAGATATTTCTCGAACTCTTGTTTCTGTTCCCAAATGGAATGTTTGGGGCAATTCGACTGAATGTGAATCTGGTTGTTTATACGGAGAATCCGGTAGATTAAAGGAAGGTAGCGTTGGTTTGCGACAATATACCAGAAATTGCAATGATAAAAGGTAGTTACATTATTTTGTAATGCTAATGCTATCAATcagtttttatgatttttagaaATGCATGCATTGGActaaacaaaaaatatgaaacatgTATTGCAAAACAGGTTAGTGCTTTCAAATGATAACAAAATGTCCTCATTAAAGATGCACCGAATgatagggctgggaaaaagttatttttggaaATTACCGAATATTCGGATTATCGAATAATGATTTAAACTAGACCTTGTCTAGGGTAATCCATTTTAATTCAtgagtaatttggtttttaatttttctcattcaatcatcatgttctgttgaatattcggccgtccgttcggccgaatattcggctgaaCAGATGGCCGAATATTCGatacttttcacaaaaaaaactttttcccagccctataATTCGGTGCAACGCTAGTCCTCATAAATCAATTCCATTTCAGTGCTACAATATTGTTCGAACCACAATACTTGAATTCGCGAACCAAATTTGCGCTCGTGCCAAAGAATTTGATTCCGATATTTTGGGCCCGGGAATACAAAAAGTGGCAATTGATGCAGAAGACGCATGTAAAGTTTTCTGTGAATCGACAACTGGTAAACCTAAAACAAAAGGGTGGATATTTCCAGACGGAACCGCttgtaaaattcaaaattcggaTATTGATGATTTATTTTACTGCATCAGCGGAAGGTGTCAGGTATGTTAGAAAACCCCATATTTTTCACTTAGGTgtgatctgattttttttagtaagatttggaccactgcgaccattattttgatcttttgtggcagtGTGATCTGATTATTTGATGCTCATAATGTTTTTGTTATACAAATCCGTTGAAATTGTTTTAGTCCTACGTTCTATggtaataaaacaataaaacattAGACATTTAATCGTTTTATCTAATAtctggaaacttttttttttaataggacaCTTTTGATTTCAATTCGAATATTTTATAGTAAATTATCAGCTCACTTTTCTGAGTGACATATCACAAATCATCTGTTTGATTTCGCAATAAGGGACAGGGCTAGCAATTGAGGAACGTTTTTGGTCGGAagttgataatatttttttttttgactaacttCTGAAGTTTCGACTCACTCAGTATAAGTACTTCGAGAGTATCCAATCAAAGCAATATACGTTCCTATAgaacgttttcttccttgtgAAACTACAGCTTGACCAGAAGTAattctttaaaattttgtttggaAAAATTGTAAAATCATCCTACTAAGATAGCGGTGCTCTTTGTTTGTTATTTTTCCGACCCGTTGATTTACGGACCGGCGCCAGCCTCTTTACTTGCATATGCGATGAAAAGCGTGATTTACAGAGATTTGTTACCTAAGAAGtacttccggtgtcggctaagattgaatctagaccagttgggttggttgtgagcggAACATATCACCCCACAacgtcggcgttgggattcgaacggagttattctatttacaattCTGTTGGACGGATGAATACAGAACAAAATtgtgaagattttttcaattactATTCTCAAATCGGCCAAGACCAGTTGATCAAACGGAAGTCAATTTCTTTTTGTGCTTTCAGAAATTTACCTGCAACAGTTCAACTGAGAACTTCTACCGAATAGATCCTTTTTTTTGCCCCGAAAGTCTCTCTTCTACCGACAAATATAGTAACAGCATTCAGCAAGAAAACGGCCGTGATTACAAAAGTTTgaagttgaaaaaatatatatggtCTTCTACTCAAGCACCGGCTAAGATATCGCAAAGTAAGTATAATAAGCATGTGCTGGAGCTCACCTGGCATCGGTTGAATGttattttcgttaatttttgtacatgtatataatttttttgatatttaaaattttagcaAACAAACATTTGTacaattctaatttaaacaagGAAATTAGCTACGAACAATGGAATACTAGACATCATGATACGTTATCGCAGCTGCGAGCGCGGGCAAATAAATGGGAAGTCAAATCAGGTTGTCACTTTAGTTGCATAGGAAAAGCCAAGGGAATCCAAATAGTGGCCTCAAAAATTGACATTCGAACAAACATTCAACTCTGCACACCGAATGCAATTGTGTGTAGCTCATGATATTAGTATACACTCGTTCATTACACATTTGTGTTTCAGGCATGCGATAAGGTTTCAACAACGTTCGAATTCGCGACAGAGTTATGCAAGCGCTTCCAACAGAAGGTACAAGGTCTATCCGGTTTAGGTATGCAAATTGCATCTAGTATAGAGGATCCGGATAGAAGTTGTCGTGTTGCATGTCAGGATGCTTTTTTACAACATCGTTTTTATTTAGTGAATGGAGAACAAGGACATTTCCCTTTCGGAACTCGCTGTAATCACAACGAATTAAATCGTTATTGTGTTAATGGCCAATGCTTGGTATGTACCATACTTTAGAGTCGTAATATGAAGTATTTGCTTTACATAATAATTTTTCAGCGTTTTGGCGAAGACGACACACCAGTTAATGAATCATATAACAGTTTACCACATTTACGGATCAAAAGACACGTAAGAAGGAAAAAGAggcatttcgattttttttcgcctATTAACATTACTGAACGAGTTAGTCAAAAATTTCTTGACACGTTGATAGAGAATATCGATTTTACCAATATAAAAGGTAAGAAAACAAATGTGGCGGAAACGTGGACactcaaatattttttatttttcaggcgaTATATTGGAAGACAGCATCGATTTCACGAATCCAGTTCACTTTATTCCATGATATAAGTAAGAAACTTCCATGCGCGTTTTATTTGGTTTAAGTAAAATCTCTTGTAATTAATTTATTCTACCTGATATGTGATAAATTTataaaatgtttgaacctggtttatgaattttttatatgtacagtcatggagaaaattataaatacacttgcagttttggttaattttccatattttgggcactgattttagttgttatatgatgttatggtacgtcattacgatctgcaTACACTGAAATATAGGAATGACtggaatttttctgtgtcggtgatttcgaatgttttttgcgtgagttcATGTTTTCAAGgtggtgaaaaaaataaatacactattgaaatatatatacgaaacattccaaataagctttatttctctacatatcgttagcaaagtgacctttcacgttacaaaactcacttttaatattttgtgacttgcccattgttttgtaaaaccatattc encodes:
- the LOC129725244 gene encoding A disintegrin and metalloproteinase with thrombospondin motifs adt-1; translated protein: MFCIAASLVTMFLLQYARKDVVGYQLDVRRVDRIVLDNSEIDEGNLHKFLKEHERVLIFGTNVIDNFNIVTVKKKRRTIRSSDRFINFNLSNSSDESISLRLEKSNILIDEAFAFLESYGNLTQLMNDSYNVVQKYANCFYRNDHAAFDLCDGEVRGVVRSVHSELIIHPLPKRFGSNKYVVINKTPTYTRINQTDKSIKFEPDMSFYEPQRLFFDKFKRSKRQLNTAKIPNVLYIETAIFIDKDLYRHMFKNFPKNTEANLIRFVLAMINGVQLIYNHPSLGHPINFILKRLEVLHNEPKDLQRSSDIDIYLNSFCGWQQKLNPVSDDDPVHFDHAVILTGLDLYVLSKTGKASNQVVGLAPVAGMCTRTSSCTINEGKHFESVFVVSHEIGHNLGMRHDSSENNCDPSLYIMSPTLGSGKTTWSACSRNYLNSFLKTSQALCLFDRGQFGQYLDHGSEGILPGERFDVDQQCMLKYGKDSVRSQGQNIADVCRDLHCQRDRYTWTSHPALEGTSCGTLMWCRSGVCVSKIRILSVQSNGNYVTAFKTIDKKTFLEGLKTASLKQDISRTLVSVPKWNVWGNSTECESGCLYGESGRLKEGSVGLRQYTRNCNDKRNACIGLNKKYETCIAKQCYNIVRTTILEFANQICARAKEFDSDILGPGIQKVAIDAEDACKVFCESTTGKPKTKGWIFPDGTACKIQNSDIDDLFYCISGRCQKFTCNSSTENFYRIDPFFCPESLSSTDKYSNSIQQENGRDYKSLKLKKYIWSSTQAPAKISQTNKHLYNSNLNKEISYEQWNTRHHDTLSQLRARANKWEVKSGCHFSCIGKAKGIQIVASKIDIRTNIQLCTPNAIACDKVSTTFEFATELCKRFQQKVQGLSGLGMQIASSIEDPDRSCRVACQDAFLQHRFYLVNGEQGHFPFGTRCNHNELNRYCVNGQCLRFGEDDTPVNESYNSLPHLRIKRHVRRKKRHFDFFSPINITERVSQKFLDTLIENIDFTNIKGDILEDSIDFTNPVHFIP